A window from Rhizosphaericola mali encodes these proteins:
- a CDS encoding BT_3987 domain-containing protein: MKKINLRIFSFLIIALFILLYSCSKHEYNNDINYDEAYSYANSTFGYLRNGNSSMNTINLNIYQASSNANKLIDIDTVSLNFQITGTLTADLIANVSGDNSLITAYNTAHGTSYLPFPNAAYSFVNSDSVVSISKGNKSSDNIKISINNLSGFTAGNTYILPLTLKTTVPTGLTIASNFQTNYIIVTFAAMPSYPPIKKPTNIKTIMYMEVNDVNPLNAGSYKIYPQGADTSKVAGAMLFDFVSIFAANVNYDATLNKPIIYFNQQVNAIISNRDKYIKPLQAQGQKVLLTLLPNHQGAGFTNFTSYSAINDFATQIKDVIYKYNFDGVDFDDEYADYGTNGLPYENDSSFVLLIKRVRELMPDKLITLYNIGAIAYNNSWKGIQAGAYLDYAWNPYYGVFSIPNIAGLTDKLKLGPAAVQVAGTGASTTSLSTRTVTGGYGMFVYYNLQATNSASYFTYSSKILYSNYVTLLSGPLYSKDY, from the coding sequence ATGAAAAAAATAAACCTTAGGATATTTTCCTTTTTAATAATTGCACTATTTATTTTATTGTATTCATGCTCCAAACATGAATACAATAACGATATTAACTATGATGAAGCATATAGTTATGCCAACTCCACATTTGGTTATTTGCGCAATGGAAATAGCTCAATGAATACTATAAATTTAAATATTTATCAAGCGAGTAGCAATGCGAATAAACTTATTGATATTGATACAGTTTCATTGAACTTTCAGATCACTGGTACACTTACAGCAGATTTGATTGCCAATGTCTCTGGAGACAATAGTCTGATCACTGCTTACAATACTGCACATGGAACTAGCTATCTTCCTTTCCCAAATGCGGCATATTCATTCGTTAATAGCGACAGTGTCGTTTCTATTTCAAAAGGTAACAAATCATCCGATAATATAAAAATATCTATCAATAATTTGAGTGGCTTCACGGCAGGTAATACATACATTTTACCTTTAACATTGAAAACTACCGTACCAACCGGTTTAACAATTGCTAGCAATTTTCAAACGAACTATATCATTGTCACATTTGCGGCAATGCCATCATATCCTCCAATAAAAAAGCCCACAAATATTAAAACGATTATGTATATGGAGGTGAACGATGTAAATCCACTCAATGCAGGATCCTACAAGATTTATCCACAAGGAGCAGATACTTCTAAAGTTGCGGGAGCTATGTTATTTGATTTTGTAAGTATTTTTGCTGCAAATGTTAATTATGATGCCACACTTAATAAACCAATAATTTACTTCAATCAACAAGTAAATGCAATCATAAGTAATAGAGATAAATATATTAAACCACTACAAGCGCAAGGCCAAAAAGTTCTTTTAACACTTTTACCTAACCACCAAGGAGCTGGTTTTACAAATTTTACTTCTTATTCTGCGATCAATGATTTTGCAACTCAAATCAAGGATGTTATCTATAAGTATAATTTTGATGGCGTCGATTTTGATGATGAGTATGCAGACTATGGCACGAATGGATTACCCTATGAAAATGATTCTTCTTTTGTATTATTAATTAAAAGAGTAAGGGAATTAATGCCCGACAAATTAATTACACTCTATAATATTGGCGCTATTGCCTATAATAATTCTTGGAAAGGAATTCAAGCCGGGGCTTACTTGGATTATGCATGGAATCCATATTATGGCGTATTTAGCATTCCAAACATTGCAGGATTAACAGACAAATTAAAATTGGGTCCAGCTGCAGTTCAAGTGGCAGGAACAGGTGCTTCAACAACTTCATTATCCACAAGAACTGTGACCGGAGGGTATGGAATGTTTGTATATTATAATTTACAAGCAACCAATTCTGCATCTTACTTCACCTATAGTAGCAAGATTTTATATTCCAATTACGTAACTTTATTAAGCGGCCCATTATATTCTAAAGACTATTAA
- the trhO gene encoding oxygen-dependent tRNA uridine(34) hydroxylase TrhO has translation MSVLHNRTSQQELKERLMSETERRETISFYQYFVIENPQEFRDFLYKSLESLKVFGRIYVAKEGINAQISVPESNFEKFKCFLYSIPQLNDLRLNIAIDDDGKSFWVLKIKVRDKIVADGIEDPSFSMENKGQYLKADDMNRMVHEDNTIVVDMRNHYEYEVGHFKNALEVPSDTFRDQLPMAVDMLKGKEEKNIVMYCTGGIRCEKASAYMLHHGFKNVFHLEGGIINYAKQIREENTESEFIGKNFVFDNRLGERITDDVISRCHQCGKTCDTHTNCKNDGCHLLFIQCPECAEKYDGCCSIECKETLQMPMERRIQIRKGVNKGQNIFNKSLARLRPRLDEINNIHSQIND, from the coding sequence ATGTCTGTACTACACAACAGAACTTCTCAGCAGGAGTTGAAAGAACGTCTTATGTCCGAAACAGAAAGGAGAGAGACGATTAGTTTTTACCAGTATTTTGTGATTGAAAATCCACAAGAATTTAGAGACTTTTTATACAAATCCTTAGAATCTTTAAAGGTTTTTGGCCGTATTTACGTTGCAAAAGAGGGTATCAATGCACAAATAAGTGTACCTGAATCCAATTTTGAAAAGTTCAAATGCTTTTTGTATTCCATCCCACAATTGAATGATCTAAGATTAAATATTGCAATAGATGATGATGGAAAATCTTTTTGGGTTTTGAAAATCAAAGTAAGAGATAAAATTGTTGCGGACGGTATTGAAGATCCTTCTTTTTCCATGGAAAATAAAGGTCAATATCTCAAGGCCGATGACATGAATAGAATGGTGCATGAAGACAATACCATCGTTGTGGATATGCGTAATCATTATGAATATGAAGTTGGACATTTTAAAAATGCGTTAGAAGTACCGTCAGATACATTTAGAGATCAATTGCCAATGGCGGTAGATATGTTGAAAGGCAAGGAAGAAAAAAATATTGTGATGTATTGCACAGGAGGCATTCGTTGTGAGAAGGCGAGCGCTTATATGTTACATCATGGATTTAAAAATGTTTTTCATTTAGAAGGTGGTATTATCAATTATGCAAAACAAATACGTGAAGAAAACACAGAAAGTGAGTTCATTGGGAAAAATTTTGTATTTGATAATAGATTAGGAGAGCGCATAACGGATGATGTGATTTCCCGTTGTCACCAATGTGGTAAAACTTGCGATACACATACCAATTGCAAAAATGATGGCTGTCATTTATTGTTTATTCAATGCCCAGAATGTGCCGAGAAGTATGATGGCTGTTGTAGTATTGAGTGTAAAGAGACTTTGCAAATGCCGATGGAACGTCGCATTCAAATACGTAAAGGCGTTAATAAGGGGCAAAATATTTTTAATAAATCCTTAGCGCGTTTACGCCCTCGTTTGGATGAGATTAATAATATCCATAGTCAAATAAACGATTAA
- a CDS encoding LA_2272 family surface repeat-containing protein: MEKLLFIKLNSSLKNKILRSHGLAFLFLLCINNLIVAQSLLKQKVPQFEVDNSSISLALKKLSAVSKIPFSFQSDVFEENSIVSIKKRNCNLNELLSLILPIFYQYKQEKDYVIITPREYTQLSGYVKDLSKQENIGHVHLVYSNDVNYKETKKDGSFNISIPFVKKGDVLLCTKEFYYDTIVPLANLHSEYLTITMRPIPVLEMTPVKLSSISNNKNEPKNNLPFAFHIIGGRSNNVKSFEFGTIFNHNISNGKGIQIAGVINLIDKSMSGIQIAGLHNYVGDTSKGIQLSAILNKTEGLSNGVQLAAINRSHKLKGVQIGIINVADSSVGWTIGPLNFANMNHFPRISYFTNNLFFSNVSFKLGNEKLYFVANTGASYINKKRYYVSVGFGHDFRLSQKLSLSTVLTYGRMRNFVYSDGHQYGIFDKKPTASYARNTENALIQLQSNLNFSISQNTSLFIGPTFNYTGKNVNEPIVPNYSGFPSNKLLGWQFGITNQSWLQTRIINRMFEHYKWSVQIGLEQNLAFVNNTQSKALRYTNIDVRFQKHLMESVSFITSFGFNQVQHENYNIYSGSYDNWSLSHKFSYYQSLGLKLYATKHLYAGLQSIILINKPYSEQSRISWVPELGWDLGKKISLSSLYYPSERNVYIRLGYIIFGKKNYSLHTVNNKTEN, encoded by the coding sequence ATGGAAAAATTATTATTTATAAAGTTAAATAGTTCACTTAAAAACAAGATACTACGATCGCATGGTTTAGCATTTTTATTCTTATTATGTATAAATAATTTGATAGTTGCACAATCTTTATTAAAGCAAAAAGTTCCTCAATTTGAAGTTGATAATAGTTCTATAAGTCTGGCTTTAAAAAAGTTAAGTGCAGTAAGTAAGATTCCATTTTCATTTCAATCGGACGTGTTTGAAGAAAATTCGATTGTATCGATAAAAAAACGTAATTGTAATTTAAATGAATTGTTATCGCTGATATTACCAATTTTTTATCAATATAAACAAGAAAAGGATTATGTTATTATCACTCCTAGGGAATACACTCAATTGTCTGGTTATGTTAAGGATCTCAGTAAACAAGAAAATATAGGGCACGTTCACCTAGTATATAGCAATGATGTAAATTATAAAGAAACAAAAAAAGATGGATCATTTAATATATCTATCCCCTTTGTTAAAAAAGGGGATGTATTGTTATGTACAAAAGAGTTTTATTACGATACGATAGTACCACTTGCTAACTTGCACAGTGAGTATTTAACTATAACTATGCGACCAATTCCTGTGCTAGAGATGACTCCTGTGAAACTTAGTTCTATTTCTAACAATAAAAATGAACCAAAGAACAATCTTCCATTTGCATTTCATATTATAGGCGGAAGATCAAATAATGTTAAGTCTTTTGAATTTGGAACAATTTTTAATCACAATATTTCAAATGGCAAAGGAATCCAAATTGCAGGGGTTATTAATCTTATAGATAAGTCAATGAGTGGAATTCAAATAGCGGGACTCCACAACTATGTAGGAGATACGTCAAAAGGTATTCAACTTTCTGCGATTCTTAACAAAACTGAAGGATTATCTAATGGCGTTCAACTCGCAGCAATTAATCGGTCTCATAAGCTTAAAGGAGTACAGATAGGAATTATAAATGTTGCAGATAGTTCAGTTGGTTGGACAATTGGACCATTAAACTTTGCTAATATGAATCATTTTCCACGAATCTCATACTTTACTAATAATTTATTTTTTTCCAATGTTAGTTTTAAATTGGGCAATGAAAAACTATACTTTGTTGCAAACACAGGCGCAAGCTACATTAATAAGAAAAGATATTATGTTAGTGTAGGTTTCGGACATGATTTTAGATTAAGTCAAAAGTTGTCATTATCAACAGTACTTACCTATGGACGTATGCGTAATTTCGTATATTCAGATGGACATCAGTATGGAATTTTTGATAAGAAACCAACTGCATCTTATGCAAGGAATACTGAAAATGCACTGATCCAATTACAATCTAATCTAAATTTTTCTATATCTCAAAATACTAGCTTATTTATTGGACCTACCTTCAATTATACAGGTAAAAATGTGAATGAGCCAATTGTTCCTAATTATAGTGGATTTCCATCGAACAAATTACTTGGTTGGCAATTTGGAATCACCAATCAGAGTTGGTTACAAACACGAATCATTAACAGAATGTTTGAGCATTATAAATGGTCTGTTCAAATTGGACTTGAACAAAATTTAGCTTTTGTAAATAACACTCAATCAAAAGCTTTGCGTTATACAAATATTGATGTCAGATTTCAGAAGCATTTGATGGAGAGTGTGAGTTTCATAACTAGTTTTGGTTTTAATCAAGTGCAACATGAAAATTATAATATTTATTCTGGATCATACGATAATTGGTCTTTATCTCACAAATTTTCCTATTATCAGAGTCTAGGACTAAAATTATATGCTACAAAACATTTATATGCAGGTCTACAAAGTATTATTTTGATAAACAAACCCTATTCAGAACAATCTCGTATATCTTGGGTGCCTGAACTAGGCTGGGATCTTGGTAAAAAAATAAGTTTAAGTAGTTTATATTACCCATCAGAACGAAACGTTTATATAAGATTAGGCTATATTATTTTTGGTAAAAAGAACTATAGTCTGCATACTGTAAATAATAAAACGGAAAATTGA
- a CDS encoding FecR family protein: MITHNKHKITQELLVRYVLGEANDNERNRVKDWSMESVANENELNNLSNIINKVDQFRDTHSINLDKEWDKFLSEKDKASSVDYNFNKKKFFFPIRNIAIWIGFILLSTIGYFIYHNYTNNQYIWLDAGNKVCSIRLEDGSSVVLNKGSRLGYSKNFLKENRNVQLFGEAFFSIKHANLPMFTVVYNDVNIKDIGTAFNVKKENEEVQIIVEEGKVNIESNNTILELSANEVAKVNPIDNVIKKSIVKDKFYQYYRTKKFDCIGTPLIELVNGLREFYSEKIELQNSSLDNIPITVYFEDQPISKILDIICDTLKLEWSRQSDGKIIIYKVK; the protein is encoded by the coding sequence ATGATTACCCATAACAAACATAAGATTACTCAAGAACTCTTGGTGCGGTATGTATTAGGGGAAGCTAATGATAATGAAAGAAATAGGGTGAAAGATTGGTCTATGGAAAGTGTAGCTAACGAAAATGAATTAAATAATCTTAGCAATATTATCAATAAAGTAGATCAATTTCGCGATACCCACTCTATAAATTTGGATAAAGAGTGGGATAAATTTTTATCTGAAAAAGATAAAGCTTCTTCAGTTGATTATAATTTTAATAAGAAAAAATTCTTTTTTCCAATCAGAAATATAGCAATCTGGATCGGTTTTATACTACTTTCAACTATAGGTTATTTTATTTATCACAATTATACTAATAATCAATACATATGGTTAGATGCAGGCAATAAAGTTTGCTCTATTAGACTAGAAGATGGATCTTCTGTTGTTTTAAATAAGGGTTCACGATTGGGCTATTCAAAGAATTTTTTGAAAGAAAACAGAAATGTTCAGCTTTTTGGGGAGGCTTTTTTTTCCATCAAGCATGCAAACTTACCTATGTTTACTGTAGTTTATAACGATGTAAACATAAAAGATATAGGTACTGCATTCAATGTTAAAAAAGAAAATGAAGAAGTTCAAATAATTGTTGAAGAAGGAAAAGTAAATATTGAAAGTAATAATACGATTTTGGAGCTAAGCGCCAATGAAGTTGCCAAAGTAAATCCAATTGATAATGTCATAAAAAAATCTATTGTGAAAGACAAATTTTATCAATATTATCGAACTAAAAAGTTTGATTGCATCGGTACTCCATTGATAGAACTTGTAAATGGTTTGAGAGAGTTTTATAGCGAAAAAATCGAATTACAGAATTCTTCATTAGACAATATTCCTATTACTGTTTATTTTGAAGATCAACCAATCTCTAAAATATTGGACATAATTTGTGATACATTAAAATTGGAATGGTCAAGACAATCTGATGGAAAAATTATTATTTATAAAGTTAAATAG
- a CDS encoding RNA polymerase sigma-70 factor gives MRLIIEASGFERLFKEKFKSLVLYANTFLNDFEISKEVVQSVFVYIWERKEKLEIRSSISAYLYSSVYNASIQYLRKNKRSLTITNSDELIKSIDTSRVEHLIESKELNVAIQKTLMKLPKQCRIIFSMSRFESKKYSEIATILGISSKAVEKQITKALKIFRMELSDFLPFLLIILEILNR, from the coding sequence ATGAGATTAATTATTGAAGCATCTGGTTTCGAGAGATTATTTAAAGAGAAATTTAAAAGTTTAGTGCTATATGCTAATACTTTTTTAAATGATTTTGAGATTTCCAAAGAAGTAGTTCAGTCAGTATTCGTATATATTTGGGAGAGAAAAGAAAAATTAGAAATTAGGTCTTCTATTTCGGCCTACTTATATAGTTCCGTTTATAATGCATCAATTCAATATCTTAGGAAAAATAAAAGATCATTGACAATTACAAATAGTGATGAATTAATTAAGTCAATAGATACAAGTAGAGTAGAGCATTTAATAGAATCGAAGGAACTCAATGTAGCTATACAAAAAACGCTAATGAAGTTACCAAAACAATGTCGAATCATATTCAGTATGAGTAGATTTGAATCTAAAAAATATAGTGAAATAGCTACAATTTTAGGCATTTCGTCTAAGGCAGTAGAAAAGCAAATAACTAAGGCGTTAAAAATATTTAGAATGGAACTCAGCGACTTTTTACCATTTTTATTAATTATTTTAGAAATATTAAATAGATGA